The segment atttataattaagttttggttttcgcctattaattataaaatcatttagtcacaaagtcattctactatagtatcatgactgagctctccctaacaGTATACCATTATAAAAGCATCTACTCAATGCTTATCCAATAACTttttcataagtgtgttaccctctcAGGATGTCCTTAATCTCTTTGAGATAATATCCGCTCTCCTaatggtaatcattacatcttccttcatgtaaccaagtcattcatcacaaagacgaagGACCCATGGCcatatttacttttcatcaatcatgtaatgctaatgagaggatatcatttacccatgtatcgagctatgaattccactgttgtgaatgacgctacatactgcAAAAGTTGCCCACCCAACGCAccagctttcggttccttatctattcgaactcaggtttttacttacatcaaagtgtacgagtcatgcatacatagtccatcatccgcTCAGGGTTTAAGTATGTCAcattatgaacatcacaagtgaataaatccataaatgaaaTTAGGATCTATTCTTCTTAGGTCCAGTTCGATATACTGTCcatccagtcagtcacatctgTGTCTCTATCTTCTAAGAATCATCTTGAGAAACggtatattagtctttcaatcggtttgctcattttcgattagactaaagacatgtttaggtttatCTACAAATGCAAGTTGTATTTCTGTATTACGACTCGACCACGTAatatcgcttagtattagtttaaacattggACAATTtgtgagcaacatttgcttctattttgtttTGCATGCAAAATACGAGGAAGatatacaaaatattaatataattcatgaataattataTTAACCAATAtgttcgaaaaaattacaagtgtacttagacgAAAATAATTAGAATGTGAATAATTATATTAACCAAtatgtttgaaaaattacaagtgtacttagacgAAAATAATTAGAATGTGACATTTGATTGTAAAAATAATTCTAGTAAAAGAATAACCTTACATTGATAATTTAAGAATATGGTGCAATTAACTTTCCTTTTAAGCAATCAAAATTATTAATGGTGGACAACATTAAGCTAAACATAATATAAATCGAGGAAGTATagatttgataaaataaaataaaaaaagatattATAAGATTTATAACATTCTATTTTTGTTTCTGACTCAAAGCACACTTTGTTAAATATTTATTGTGTTTATTactatttaaaataatttgaattaatttaatcCACTGTATTCGATTTAATTCttgaaataatatattttaatctattttgattaattattgtaatttttaatatttaaaattaataataaataattgaattcagaaaatatcattttattaataaaataaaattcaaaaccatGCATCCGGCTTGAACAGGTAAAAAAGCAGGTCATGTGAAAGAAGGAAACATCAATAATCAGAGGATTTTAACTCATTACACCGGGTTTTTTATGGGAGAAACAGCATTGTTATGCATCCATaataagaaacaaaaaatgaGGATTTTTATGCTAAATCACTTCATCCAAAAATGCATATCTTACAAAATGAATTAAGATCCTTACTTCTTTGccggaaaatttaaaaaaaaaaaattacttcgAACCCTCAAAGATCGAATCTCTCAACAATATCTGAACTCCGCGCTTCATTGCAAAATCATTCATAGGGCATCGAGAAACACGACAGGCAAATTTCCGGTAATATTGCTGGAAGTTGCTAGAGAGGACTGACATTCGCCTGATAATGGTCTTTCGCTACAATACTGATTACTAGTACAGATTATACACCAGGTTTTCGCGCAACAGGACTGTGAAAAGCATCGGCAAGAACGGAAGTCGTTAGGCAAGAAGTTTGTCTCCATAATTACCAAAATTCGGAACGGCAAATTGAGAAGTTAATTGTTTCAATACCAGCGATGCCGATCAAGGATCCGGAGATTCTTGTTTCGTTTGGCTGAAAGACTGGAGACGTTTAATTAATTCCTCTTTCAGTGACTCAGGAATTTGTGGAATAAAGGTTGGCTTCGCATCTGCAATCAGCTTCTTCCTGCATAAAAGTGGTTTAGGTATGATGAACCGATGTCCTATTTATGaaacaaaataatagcaatagAGCTATGTTACTCAGACTTATGTATTTGCTGGATACAAGTATGTGTTCATTCTTTTGTATTTGGAAGGATCTTAGAGAGTCTTTTCCATCCATGTTGGGATATGCATCGGACATGGGCGTTGAACATGGAGGATATTTAATAGGAAAATAGATGAAGATGCACTTCGAAGCTATGTTACTCAACTCAGGTGTGAGTGTCAGATATACAGGTATATGTCTAACAAGACTACAGCCAGATGTGTATTTTCATGTATTTGGAGGATTCTTGGGGGTTATATATTTTCATGGATCAGATGCATTGGATGAGTactacaaaaagaaaaaaaagggagagaacAGCACCCAAAGGAAAAGGCAAATAAAAGGGACGTACAAATGGAAACCCTCATTTAAGAGAACAGGATATAAATGTACAAACCCATACTATCAGATCTAGTAAAATAGTACCTctcacaaaaagaaaaaaaaagagtaacGCACGTCATCAGCGATCTGATTGGGTTCCTTACCCCCTCTCCTGGCTAGTAGTTAATAAAAAGTAATCAATGTGTAATAAAAAAACTTGGTACAGACCTAACTATAGTCAGTGTGCAATTGTTAATTTGAAAAAGGTCCAGGTAGGCGTTGTGATGAAAAAGAAATATTGTAGCTTGTAAGACAGGTAGAAATCAATTTCTTGAGTCAAAAGTTTGTTTGTGCAGAATCCAATCAAATCAAGCATTATATTTGGATTCCAAAACGGGAATTTACAACCCAATTTAAAGCCAAATTGGCCCTAGGTTGTTTAAAAAAAAGTCTTTGTAGGTATGATCATCCTGCAAATGTTTGTGAAACCTACAAAAAATTTAGACAATTGATGGAAATCTATAGCAACTCAAATGCATCAAAAACTAGCTATATCAAAGCGCATAAATTCCTAAAGAAAGTCATGCATGCTTGAAGTGTACATAGAATTAAATTGCAGACATATAGACACGCTACTTAATGGTATAAGAAAGGCTTACTCCAAATCATTGTCACTCAGAGTGCTTCCAGTCTCCAGTGCATATGACTGCTTCCTCGAATACATGAAATTGTAAACATCAACGTACCAGCCAGATGATCGCAAAACTGAAGAAGCTTTGTTTTTCAGCCTGGTAAATTTTGCACCAGATTGaaacatatgaaaataataaatttaattaaaatgactaaaaaaGCAACTTGTGACAAGTTAAATGCAGCCCACGAATAGGTGAACAGTAAAAAACTCATACACAACTAGATGTATTGAGCCAAGGACAGAACCAATTTTCTAAACCTGGATAACTATTGCCAAATGTCGTAAAGCAGAACACCCTAGTTCAAAATAATTGAACTCACAATTCTAAGAAATTTCAGGCATGAAAATTCACAAGAAAAACAAAGATATTAAAAGAAAGAGAACCTCTTAAGTCACAAACAACTAATGTGTAGCATCTAGAGAAATCAGAATTTATTATAACATAGAAGGCATCCCTAAAGCAGTTGAGACAAAATGTAACTTACATTTCCTTCATATTTTCAACTTTTGCACGAGATTGATCATCCTGGGAAAGCAATATACAGGATTTTCCCACTGGCATGGAGAAATCACCAGAGTTTTCTGTTTTCTTTAGCCCTGAGACATCACAGGAGTCTCTAAATTTTCCATTGCCCCCTGAGTTAAAAGagtcttttaattttgttgttggaACTGAGTTATCGGAAGAGTCCTCTGATTTTCTCTTTGGCCCTGATAAATTACAGGAATCTTCAGATTTTCTCTTTGGTCCTGAGGAATTAGAGGAATCTCCATATTTTCTCTTTGCCCCTGAGACATCACAAGAATCTTCTGGTTTTCGCTTTGCCCCTGAAAAATCATAGGAATCTTCTATTTTCCTCTTTGGCCCTGAAATAGCAAAAGAACATTCTGAATTTTTCTTTTGCCCTGAGTTATCACAGGCATCATTAAGAGCAGTATCAATCTGCTCTCCGACTGCCATGCTCCTGGTACCATTAACTACAAAAGAATCTAATTTATTTCCATTTGACAACGCAACTTGTGGGCCATTTCCACTAACAACAGCATCAACTTTTCTAGTTTTGTCTGTACCATTCCTGTTCATCAATGATGAAGTGTCTCTCTCATTCTTCTTCGTTTGAATTGAATCCATTGAaactccattcacggcaatgttCTGAGTCTTATGTAAGCCAACTTTTCCGTTACTCGTAACAGAAAGCTTTCTGAGACCAGACTTTTCAGAAATACTGAATTTCACACGTGAGTTAGAAGATGGTTTTCCAACCTTATCCTTCTGTGAAGATTGTTCAACACAAAGTTTTGTTTGGACTGGTTTCAATTGAACCGCTTTCAATATTTTGGGAGCCTCACTTCCATTAGAATCACGTGGTTTAGCTCCATTGGAAGAAACTGTGGTACCGAAAGACCCTGGCCTCTGGTTAGTACGAGAGAAGAAAAGAATATAAACCTTCTCAGACAAGACCTCCTGCAGGTTTGAAAGTGAGACAAAGGAGTCATTGCAGCAATACCACCTGCCCATTGCATCCTTTAAAATACCGAACTAATGTCAGCAACTAATCAACATTGCTGTGTTGAAGcatacatataaaaaaaaaaggaagaaacagGGGAACGTAAGCACCTTAATATATGCATAGTAATGCCCAGATTCTGGTGAGTACCCTGAGTGCACAATAGTACCAAATAGGTTATACACTGGCTGTGGATCCTGAATAGAAAAATACCAACagaattacaaaataaaaataaaaatattatatagaaTATATGGCATATAACCAGTAGAAGAGATTACTTTGTACAGGATAACCAAGAAAATACTTTAGAGTGTACTATATTCTATTGGCAGGGCCATGCAGAAATCACTTCAAACCCTTGTCATTCGCTAGCATTCACTCTCCTTCCTCTAATGTAATGGTGCCAGACTAGCTCAACATTGCTAACCAACCAATGACATGACTGAAgcatatgtattatttatttaatagacCAAAAAGAAGTACTAACCCAAAAACATACCCAGTTATCTACAACAGGTAATTCGGATACTCAAGCACATTATAATCCTAAAAGTGCCAAAATATAAGCTTTGCTAGTAAACACATTAAGATACTACAATTTTCCCATATCATTTAGTAAAACAAATACAAGGCTTATAGCTAGTCTACACAAGCAAAATAAAAGCTCAAAAAATTAATGCTAATATCACATCTACAGAACTCTCACAGCAGCAAGCTATAAATTTGTCCATTGATGTACATTATTTCCTAGGAATTCATTTATATCACCTTACTGAATTCATTTATATCATCTAATtgagaatatttttatttaacttgTAACTCTTAAATTAAACTTAGAATCTAGAATTCATAGAATGCCGTAACTGTAACTGTAACTGTAACTCCTACCAATCACACAAACTTATATGCTAAATTAACAAACTTAACAAACCTGGCTTGCTTTGGACATAAAGCTTGAAAGAACCAAAACTTCTTCAAACGTAATGAGCCTATCAATCTTCGCACCAAGTATTCCCTCAAATCTCTGCCAACACAATCTAACAGTCATTTGTTTACTCCAAAACCGATAAAAGTAAAGATAAAAACTCTAAAGAAATTCCATAACCTACCTTCAGTTGAATAACAAGGATATTTGGCGCTTGACGTATGGACAGCTGCTTCCTTGCTGCCACCAATTTCTTACAACTAAACAACCATAAGTTTCTcattcaaaaacaaaataaattaacaaAACAAAAGCCAAAGTGCTTTATTAGGCTCAATTCAGTATTTTTTTTCTCTTGCATTTTGCTATTTGTTTTTTCTTCCTAAAGAGTCGatataaagtttaaaaaaaagACCAATTCTAACACACTGTTACCTAGAACACGGATCAGTCCGGTGTGAGGAAGAGGAACAGGAACAGGAACAGGAACAGGAACACAAATCGTTACTTACATGGAAAGTAATTCAATAGGGGTAGTCTTTCTTCGGTTCACTTAATAAGTACAAAATATGATTAATTGGAACGTAAAACGTTTTTGGATCATATATATAGTTCACCTTAATTAAACTAATATAAACtactaatatataaaattaatttccaTATATCAAACAAATCAGATAacctttaaaaaaatataaactatataaaattttaaagatcagaaataataataataattaaaactaaATACAGTAAACTTTTTATATGACAAAAAAAGCTCAAAAGATTTTTCTATATACAAAATCCCCAAAAAATATAGTATTGAAAGTTAAAACCACAGGTACTGTCACGTGGTTCTTCTCTCGTTGACTGTTCTTTCATCTTGAAAGTTAATACCACAGTTAGGTTCTTTTATAGATTGGGAACGCCAATGTTCACATTTTTTATCACATACGAATGGAGATTCAGATCGTCTGATCCAATTCGCAATTCATGGTAAAACAACCCCATAGGATGAATTGGGGTAACACTATATTACTCATGTTTAAGTTTTTCTTTGTTTACTATCACCAAAGTAAAAGCTGAAACAAAAGCTACCAACAAACGACATTAAAAGATATGAACTTACTTGTCACACTTGTACTTATTATTTCCATCCAAAACCTCAGGCTGAAAAAACTTATGCATAGCTTCTTTAAGTGAACCACTATTCAAAATATCAAGACTAATATCCATAATCTCATCAACTTTATTTGACTCCGCACCACACCCCAAACACTTAACCTGACTTTGCAAAGCACCCCCAAAGATCTCCTTAACTACGGTATTGCCGTTCACTGCTTCTCCTCCTCCTTCACTTCCCTGTCGCCGCAATTTCTTCAAACGAAGACAGGTATTATGGCAAGCATCGATGACGTACCTCAAGAACTCGTGGGCATCCTCTTGTCGGCCGAAGCGGAAGTGCTCGGCGAATATTTTGATACAGCTTTGGATCTTGGAAGGCGCGTCAAGGGTGAGATCGAGGGTTAAGGAGCGTGTAATCCAGGCTTCAAGGATACAGAAAGGGCAGTCGCGGGGCTTTTTGGAGGCGGAGGCGTCGCAGGAGGAGGAGTGTTGGGAGCGGAGGCAGAAATTGGCGAGCGGTGGAGTGTAGGTGAGACACTGAAGAACGCTGTTGAGGTAACACGAGTTGCCGAGGTTTCTTAAGCCTAAAGGAGGGCCTTTCTTTCGTTTTTCACTGAGTAGACTCGGCTGCCAAGTCATTTGTAACTCGACAAATCCCATCAACAGTGATGATCCTCCTTCGCCGATCTCTCATCGGACGGCCATCCACACCGCCAGAATCGCATCTCCTTCAATTTTTCCGGGAAAATTTGctctcaaaatcaaaatttccccTTTTCCCCGTTTAGGAACCTCTGAAAGAATGAAGAAATTTCTCGCGAGGGTTCGTTGcttcaatttctattttatttttatttctccttTTTCAGTTTCCCCTTGTGAAGTCTTGAATCTCTTGATCTGCGATTTTGGGTAAGGGTCCATTCTTCTGTTTCTCTTGGGCTTTTAATCTGTAGGGCTTGCACCTATATTTGATTAaggaacaaaattttatttatGAAGTAAAACAAAGTTGTAGTTTGTAGGTTTCTGTAATCAGCCTTcacaattttattataaaattataaacaaaacaacTATTATATAATCTAATTCTACAAATACAAGttcattttaattcaatataATTAGAAAGATTTATTTGCctcctttattttattctttttcaaaaaaatgaaaTTCACGTATCAATGCATTAAAAATGGGAAAACatgtaattatattgtaattgGATAATTTTTTCATCTAAAATATATGATTATGATGATCTCTATGTAGATTATATTTTAATCGAGTATGCTAATGGAAGATTTGGTAACTTTCCGAATcactatttaaataaaataataataataataatattattattaaaatgacCTTTTCATATATTTAAAACAATAAAACGAGCTTTAAAATCTAATCAAGTTTGGGCAAACAAAGCCAACCTGAGAATGGACACCTCTAATCCCACCCAGCAATGTACAGTTAAGACATAACAAAACCAAAAACTCATAACGCTACAGTTTAAAACAGTCCAAGTATTTCTTTGCAGATTTTCTACTTCACCTTATCTCAGAAGGTCACTTTCTCCAAATATAACAACCGGCGCAGCAGCTCGATAGTGGCACAACAATGTACCCCCCCCCGAATAATCTGTGCAGAATCAATGGAAAAACAAGTTAagacgttttttttttttttcctgcaGTGTGTGATGGACATGCCGAAATAAATAGGAGCAACGAGATTAACTGGCGGTTCCAAGTAGCTGTGATTTGTGCAATTATTtatactttcaacatcatctttACAGATTAGAGTTGTACATAACTATCTGTTCAGATTCGATGATGTAGCCGTCGGTATGGTCAGGGCAGCTTGGGAGTCATCAGAGATATTGCGAATTGCTTCCCTCTTCAACTTGTGATTATTGTATGCCGCCACACCAGCAATGGCTACACAAAAGAgagtaaaaaaagaaaagataaagttCACTGAAGAAACAAGAAAGACCAAAACATTTTATGTCTGAAATAGATGGCTTCTCCAAAAATGCCGAAACAAAAGCTAGAAACTACTCGAAATTTATAACAATATCGAAGCATGAGAACTAGCACAAGATGCAAAGATAATGAAGCCTAGGACTGCATCTAAACTTCATGCAATTTTCATATTCAAATGAATGTATCATGTTACTTCCTTGAAACAACCATGCATAAACATTAGTTTAGGCAAATAAGTGATTAGCTATGTGAGAAATATCTTACATCTAATTATTAATGATTTTTATCCTAAGCAAGGTAAGCTCTAAGATTATAAATTAGCCTTAAAAGAAAGTATATGGAGAACCTAGTGAGTTAAAAccaacagatatatatatatatatagtgtgtGTGTGTGCGCAAGCGCAAGCTGGGGGGGAGGGGAGAATGAGAAGAGTATCATCTAGTAAGAATTCTAATAGCCAACCTGAATCTCAAGGTAAGCCTTAATCTCGAATTAGTTAGTTCAGTAGTGACTTATGTGCATCCTTGTTGCAACCAACACAAGGCCACTTAGATTACTTGAGGGTCTAGGGTTAGGTTTAGGGTTTCATTCCAACAGATAAAATAAATTTGAAGAAAGAACTGACACCAAAATGCCCTCCCCcaatatgtgtgtatatatgtatgcatatatgcatgtataAACCATGACACTAAAACACTAATAGAATACTCCTTAACAGTACACCTACTAACAGGTTAAACCACGATGCAGAACTTTGCTATAAGCGAGGTATAAATACTCCTTAACAAAGTCCAGCAATACCAAGGCATATGCTGAAGAGCAAGATAAGCGATGCAGTGTTTAGCATATCTAATGCATAAATATTCATGGCCAATCCGCAAAACCATGGATATCCTCCACCAAGCCTGAAGGAGCCATTGCTCCTATCAACCAATTCAGATATCTATAATTCATTTATCCGCTGCTATGGTACTTTTAAGGGAATGACTGAGCTACATCCTTGTCATCCACAATGAGAATGGATTGTCCGCCCATGGTTATGTCCTCGAAATGATGTAATAGATAAATGCTCGTACAAGAGATGAAGATATAAAAGAGAATTTACTTTAAGATACTTACCTATGCCATAGCCAAATAAATTTATGACTGTCAACTTTGTATCTGCAAAGAGAAGGGCCGATACTAAAACAACCACCCAATCCTTGACGACTCCAGCAACGCGAATGGTTAGAGCACTAGTGTGTGAGATCACTAGGAAAACTGACAAGTTGAGTGCAAAGGTGCAGAGAGAGTTCAGCGTTAACACAACAGGGTGAAGGTTCCACATCCCATGGGCATCCATTTTCGGTTTCTCCAGAAAGATCCAAGGAATAAACAGACAAAGAGCACTGCAAATGAAACACAAACCTTTAATTCTAACTGATATCAAATTTATACAGAGAAGAAAGGAAATATTTCAGTAGAATACAAGGTAAATTAGAAAACTGATGTAATACATACCTGCAAGGACTAACATAATACATGATAGATATAGGGTTTAACTTGAGACCCTTTCGCTTAACCAGAATCTCCATGAATATAAGTCTTAAAGATTCTCCGACAACACCACCCATTTGGTAAACAACTCCAATCCAGCTAATATTTATTTCTCCATAAGAAGCCACCAGAACACCAAAGCTTATCACTGACATTATTAAAAGCATCCTGCAGCTCATTACCTCCAGTCCTGCTGCTACTCCAAGGATGAAAACAGCTACTGGCACTGGAAACTCATTCAGAAAAGAACTGATGTCACAATCTGTCATATCTACCATCTAAATAATAGTAACATACATAATGTACTTATTAATATATTCTTAACCCTAATTCATGGTATTTGAATACCGAAGATTTTAATAACCAGCCTAACATCTTTCACaaaatcaaaaaatattttacaacATTGGAAGCCAACTAAGTTTATACAGGCATTACTTACCCATCTGAAACTCATTAAAGAGACAATTACAGTTGATTCCTTGTGATTACCCCAGAATTAACGTCCATTTAACATGCTATAAAGGTTTCTCTGAACCTAGTGCAGTTCTCACTGTTTGATTTATCAACAAGTCCCACTCAAGCTGTGTttgtttcactaaaacttaaaAAAGCTTggattgattttttaaaaaagtagATATTTTTGGGTGTTTGGATGATTCTGCATAAAATATTTTCCATTGTTTGGCAAATTTtcctaaaatattttttgaaactTGTTTTTGGTAAACGAGCATAGCATAAATTGTATTtgttacaaaatattataatagCATTTTTCTTTGacaattgaaat is part of the Gossypium arboreum isolate Shixiya-1 chromosome 5, ASM2569848v2, whole genome shotgun sequence genome and harbors:
- the LOC108453865 gene encoding probable sugar phosphate/phosphate translocator At3g14410 isoform X1; translated protein: MADPVKKNMLKEEIITYAYLILYIALSSGQIFFNKWVLSSKEINFPYPLGLTLLHMVFSSVLCFLLTKVFKILKVEEGMTLEIYTTSVIPIGAMFAMTLWLGNTAYLHISVAFAQMLKAIMPVAVFILGVAAGLEVMSCRMLLIMSVISFGVLVASYGEINISWIGVVYQMGGVVGESLRLIFMEILVKRKGLKLNPISIMYYVSPCSALCLFIPWIFLEKPKMDAHGMWNLHPVVLTLNSLCTFALNLSVFLVISHTSALTIRVAGVVKDWVVVLVSALLFADTKLTVINLFGYGIAIAGVAAYNNHKLKREAIRNISDDSQAALTIPTATSSNLNR
- the LOC108453280 gene encoding ubiquitin carboxyl-terminal hydrolase 25-like isoform X1; the encoded protein is MGFVELQMTWQPSLLSEKRKKGPPLGLRNLGNSCYLNSVLQCLTYTPPLANFCLRSQHSSSCDASASKKPRDCPFCILEAWITRSLTLDLTLDAPSKIQSCIKIFAEHFRFGRQEDAHEFLRYVIDACHNTCLRLKKLRRQGSEGGGEAVNGNTVVKEIFGGALQSQVKCLGCGAESNKVDEIMDISLDILNSGSLKEAMHKFFQPEVLDGNNKYKCDNCKKLVAARKQLSIRQAPNILVIQLKRFEGILGAKIDRLITFEEVLVLSSFMSKASQDPQPVYNLFGTIVHSGYSPESGHYYAYIKDAMGRWYCCNDSFVSLSNLQEVLSEKVYILFFSRTNQRPGSFGTTVSSNGAKPRDSNGSEAPKILKAVQLKPVQTKLCVEQSSQKDKVGKPSSNSRVKFSISEKSGLRKLSVTSNGKVGLHKTQNIAVNGVSMDSIQTKKNERDTSSLMNRNGTDKTRKVDAVVSGNGPQVALSNGNKLDSFVVNGTRSMAVGEQIDTALNDACDNSGQKKNSECSFAISGPKRKIEDSYDFSGAKRKPEDSCDVSGAKRKYGDSSNSSGPKRKSEDSCNLSGPKRKSEDSSDNSVPTTKLKDSFNSGGNGKFRDSCDVSGLKKTENSGDFSMPVGKSCILLSQDDQSRAKVENMKEMLKNKASSVLRSSGWYVDVYNFMYSRKQSYALETGSTLSDNDLEKKLIADAKPTFIPQIPESLKEELIKRLQSFSQTKQESPDP
- the LOC108453280 gene encoding ubiquitin carboxyl-terminal hydrolase 25-like isoform X3; the protein is MGFVELQMTWQPSLLSEKRKKGPPLGLRNLGNSCYLNSVLQCLTYTPPLANFCLRSQHSSSCDASASKKPRDCPFCILEAWITRSLTLDLTLDAPSKIQSCIKIFAEHFRFGRQEDAHEFLRYVIDACHNTCLRLKKLRRQGSEGGGEAVNGNTVVKEIFGGALQSQVKCLGCGAESNKVDEIMDISLDILNSGSLKEAMHKFFQPEVLDGNNKYKCDNCKKLVAARKQLSIRQAPNILVIQLKRFEGILGAKIDRLITFEEVLVLSSFMSKASQDPQPVYNLFGTIVHSGYSPESGHYYAYIKDAMGRWYCCNDSFVSLSNLQEVLSEKVYILFFSRTNQRPGSFGTTVSSNGAKPRDSNGSEAPKILKAVQLKPVQTKLCVEQSSQKDKVGKPSSNSRVKFSISEKSGLRKLSVTSNGKVGLHKTQNIAVNGVSMDSIQTKKNERDTSSLMNRNGTDKTRKVDAVVSGNGPQVALSNGNKLDSFVVNGTRSMAVGEQIDTALNDACDNSGQKKNSECSFAISGPKRKIEDSYDFSGAKRKPEDSCDVSGAKRKYGDSSNSSGPKRKSEDSCNLSGPKRKSEDSSDNSVPTTKLKDSFNSGGTLEPKKKEFKSF
- the LOC108453280 gene encoding ubiquitin carboxyl-terminal hydrolase 25-like isoform X2; protein product: MGFVELQMTWQPSLLSEKRKKGPPLGLRNLGNSCYLNSVLQCLTYTPPLANFCLRSQHSSSCDASASKKPRDCPFCILEAWITRSLTLDLTLDAPSKIQSCIKIFAEHFRFGRQEDAHEFLRYVIDACHNTCLRLKKLRRQGSEGGGEAVNGNTVVKEIFGGALQSQVKCLGCGAESNKVDEIMDISLDILNSGSLKEAMHKFFQPEVLDGNNKYKCDNCKKLVAARKQLSIRQAPNILVIQLKRFEGILGAKIDRLITFEEVLVLSSFMSKASQDPQPVYNLFGTIVHSGYSPESGHYYAYIKEVLSEKVYILFFSRTNQRPGSFGTTVSSNGAKPRDSNGSEAPKILKAVQLKPVQTKLCVEQSSQKDKVGKPSSNSRVKFSISEKSGLRKLSVTSNGKVGLHKTQNIAVNGVSMDSIQTKKNERDTSSLMNRNGTDKTRKVDAVVSGNGPQVALSNGNKLDSFVVNGTRSMAVGEQIDTALNDACDNSGQKKNSECSFAISGPKRKIEDSYDFSGAKRKPEDSCDVSGAKRKYGDSSNSSGPKRKSEDSCNLSGPKRKSEDSSDNSVPTTKLKDSFNSGGNGKFRDSCDVSGLKKTENSGDFSMPVGKSCILLSQDDQSRAKVENMKEMLKNKASSVLRSSGWYVDVYNFMYSRKQSYALETGSTLSDNDLEKKLIADAKPTFIPQIPESLKEELIKRLQSFSQTKQESPDP
- the LOC108453865 gene encoding probable sugar phosphate/phosphate translocator At3g14410 isoform X2, which gives rise to MADPVKKNMLKEEIITYAYLILYIALSSGQIFFNKWVLSSKEINFPYPLGLTLLHMVFSSVLCFLLTKVFKILKVEEGMTLEIYTTSVIPIGAMFAMTLWLGNTAYLHISVAFAQMLKAIMPVAVFILGVAAGLEVMSCRMLLIMSVISFGVLVASYGEINISWIGVVYQMGGVVGESLRLIFMEILVKRKGLKLNPISIMYYVSPCSALCLFIPWIFLEKPKMDAHGMWNLHPVVLTLNSLCTFALNLSVFLVISHTSALTIRVAGVVKDWVVVLVSALLFADTKLTVINLFGYGIAIAGVAAYNNHKLKREAIRNISDDSQAALTIPTATSSNLNR